The following are encoded together in the Echinicola jeungdonensis genome:
- a CDS encoding CoA transferase subunit A has protein sequence MINKTVKNAEEAVRDIPSNAVLMLGGFGLCGIPENCIQALLEKDISGLTCISNNAGVDDFGIGLMLVKRMVKKMISSYVGENVEFERQLLSGELEVELIPQGTLAERTRAGGAGIPAFFTPAGVGTEVAAGKEIREFDGKLYILERWLKADFSLVKAWKGDTAGNLIFKGTARNFNPMMAAAGKITIAEVEELVPAGELDPNQIHTPGIFVQRIFQGRDYEKRIEKRTIREK, from the coding sequence ATGATCAATAAAACAGTAAAAAATGCAGAAGAAGCTGTTCGGGATATTCCCAGCAATGCAGTTTTGATGTTGGGTGGTTTTGGCCTTTGCGGAATTCCTGAGAATTGTATCCAAGCCCTTTTGGAAAAGGACATTTCCGGTTTGACCTGCATTTCCAACAATGCTGGCGTAGATGATTTTGGCATTGGATTGATGCTGGTCAAAAGGATGGTCAAAAAAATGATCTCCAGCTATGTTGGCGAAAATGTAGAGTTTGAAAGACAATTATTAAGTGGAGAACTGGAAGTAGAATTGATTCCCCAAGGCACCCTGGCAGAAAGAACCCGGGCAGGAGGAGCCGGCATTCCAGCCTTTTTCACTCCTGCAGGCGTAGGAACGGAAGTGGCAGCTGGAAAAGAAATCAGGGAATTTGACGGAAAATTATACATTTTAGAAAGATGGCTAAAGGCAGACTTTTCATTGGTAAAGGCATGGAAGGGAGATACAGCAGGGAATCTCATATTTAAAGGAACAGCAAGGAATTTTAACCCCATGATGGCAGCTGCAGGTAAAATCACAATAGCTGAAGTGGAAGAATTGGTTCCTGCGGGGGAATTGGATCCCAATCAAATCCATACCCCTGGGATTTTTGTCCAGCGGATTTTCCAGGGAAGGGATTATGAAAAACGGATAGAAAAAAGGACTATCCGGGAAAAATAA
- a CDS encoding CoA transferase subunit B has translation MLNKEQIAQRIAREIKNGQYINLGIGIPTLVANYIPDELEVVLHSENGLLGVGPFPTEDKVDPDLINAGKQTISMVKGSALFNSSDSFAMIRGGHVDLTILGAMEVSENGDIANWKIPGKMVKGMGGAMDLVAAAQNIIVAMQHCSKSGQSKLLKKCTLPITGIKCVNKIVTDLAVLKVLPEGGFKLLERAPGVSIEEIQSKTEGRLIVSGEVTEMKLV, from the coding sequence ATGCTCAATAAGGAACAAATAGCACAGCGCATTGCCCGTGAAATAAAAAATGGCCAATATATTAATTTGGGAATTGGAATTCCCACCCTCGTGGCCAATTATATTCCCGATGAACTGGAAGTTGTGCTTCATTCTGAAAATGGGCTTTTGGGCGTTGGCCCCTTCCCTACCGAGGACAAAGTGGACCCTGACCTGATCAATGCCGGAAAACAAACCATCAGCATGGTCAAAGGTTCAGCACTTTTTAATTCGTCAGATTCCTTTGCAATGATCCGGGGAGGCCATGTTGATCTTACCATATTAGGGGCCATGGAAGTTTCCGAAAACGGGGATATTGCCAACTGGAAAATACCAGGAAAGATGGTCAAAGGAATGGGGGGTGCCATGGATTTGGTAGCTGCAGCCCAAAATATTATTGTTGCTATGCAACATTGCAGCAAATCCGGTCAATCCAAATTATTGAAAAAATGCACCCTGCCTATTACTGGGATTAAATGTGTCAATAAAATTGTAACGGATTTGGCTGTGTTAAAGGTTTTGCCTGAGGGAGGTTTCAAACTTTTGGAAAGAGCTCCAGGGGTAAGTATCGAGGAAATCCAATCTAAAACAGAGGGAAGACTGATCGTCTCTGGGGAAGTTACGGAAATGAAATTGGTTTAA
- a CDS encoding DUF2147 domain-containing protein: MHLIIKLIFILTGLSNDPPADFILGSWYTEEKAALIGFSKNEQGYFGEIIWLKDSLKSGKTKVDENNKNPNLRKRPILGIPIVWGLKYEDGNWEGGKLYDPQSGSTYNCQIKVKDTLTIEVRGYLGLPAFGRSVYWTKVEK; encoded by the coding sequence ATGCATTTAATAATAAAACTGATATTTATTTTGACAGGTTTATCAAATGACCCGCCAGCGGATTTTATCCTAGGGTCTTGGTACACCGAGGAAAAAGCTGCATTGATAGGATTTTCAAAAAATGAACAAGGATATTTTGGTGAAATTATTTGGCTTAAAGATTCCTTGAAAAGTGGAAAAACAAAAGTTGATGAAAATAACAAAAATCCTAATCTCCGTAAAAGGCCCATATTGGGAATTCCTATAGTCTGGGGATTAAAATATGAAGATGGTAATTGGGAAGGGGGGAAGTTGTATGATCCCCAAAGTGGATCAACCTATAATTGTCAGATCAAAGTAAAGGATACATTAACCATAGAAGTTAGGGGATATTTAGGTTTGCCGGCATTCGGCCGTTCTGTTTATTGGACAAAAGTTGAAAAATGA
- the gldC gene encoding gliding motility protein GldC: protein MKNSEINFKVNLDEKNLPKSIEWDATDKESEGAESTKSISLNIWDNLNHSTLRIDLWTEDMSMAEMKRFYIDILGGMAQTLLNSTGDEYMSEEIKDLCDRLVTHVNEENKKGNK, encoded by the coding sequence ATGAAAAACTCTGAGATAAATTTTAAAGTAAACCTGGACGAAAAAAATCTTCCAAAATCCATTGAATGGGATGCCACTGATAAGGAAAGTGAAGGTGCTGAATCTACTAAAAGCATTAGTTTAAATATATGGGACAACCTAAATCACAGTACCCTAAGGATTGATCTTTGGACTGAGGATATGTCTATGGCCGAAATGAAAAGGTTTTATATAGATATTTTGGGAGGTATGGCGCAAACTCTCCTAAATAGTACCGGAGATGAATATATGTCTGAGGAAATTAAGGATCTTTGTGACCGTTTGGTAACCCATGTAAATGAAGAAAATAAGAAAGGAAATAAATAA